CTGGTAGTTACGTTGCACCTTGGAAGTTTCCCGACTTCGACCCGCAAACGCCGAGCGAACATATCGAGGATCGCATGGCAAAAGAAGCGGTGGCCTTTATGGAGAATAACCAGAACAAGCCCTTCTTTCTCAATTACTGGATGTTCAGTGTTCACGCTCCTTTCGATGCCAAGAAGAAGTTAATTGATGAATACCGGAAGAAAGTCGATCCCAAAAATCCGCAACGCAGTCCTACGTACGCAGCCATGATCGAGAGTATGGACGATGCTGTGGGATCGCTGCTCGATACCCTGGACCGTCTGAAAATTGCGGACAACACGATCATCGTGTTTGCCTCTGACAACGGTGGGAATATGTATAACGAAGTTGATGGCACGACGGCAACGAGCAACTCACCGCTACGCGGCGGCAAAGCGACTATGTATGAGGGGGGAATCCGAGGACCTGCTATTGTGGCTTATCCCAAGATTGTGCAAGCAGGCTCAAGCAGCACGGAAATCATCCAGAGTAGCGACTTCTATCCAACACTTCTCGATATGCTAGAGATCAAACCACAGCGTAGACAGAAGTTCGACGGCATAAGCATTCTGCCCGCACTCAAAGGCAAGTCCTTGAATCGCAACGCCATCTTCACGTACTTCCCCCACAGCCCGAACGTGCCCGATTGGCTGCCTCCGTCGGTTTCGGTTCATCAGGGTGACTGGAAGCTCATCCGTATCTTCTATGGAGGCAAAGAATGTCGGCATCGCTGGAAGTTGTTCAACCTGAAGGACGATCTTGAAGAAACAAAAGATATCTCCGAGAAATTTCCCAAGCGAGTCCATGAAATGGACGCACTGATTGACAAGTTCCTACTCGACACCAAAGCAGTCCAGCCAAAACCCAATCCCAAATTCGATGTGTCGAAGTATCGCCCCAAACTCGAAGGTATAGCGGCCTTGAAGAGGAGCAGAAAAAATCAAAAACAATCTCCTCGAAAGCGAAGCAAACCCGTTGCCGGTTGGCAACCTTCTGGCACATGTCAGCTTTCGATCGAGGATGGTTCCATGGTGTTTACCAGTTCTGGCAAAGATCCACATGCGAGTTACGTTCTTCCTGAAGAGGTGTCGAAAGAAACGCTCACGCTGCACTTCAAGTTGATTTCAAACTCTTCTGGGAAGGGCCAAATATACTGGTCTGAGAAGGGGGTCGTCCCAGCCTTCCACCGCGATCGAAGTAAGCTCTTCAACGTTCATCACGATGGCAAATCTCATACCTACGCGATCGAATTCACTGCCAAGAATGCTGTTCTCGCCGTCCGGATCGATCCATCAGCTGGTAAGGGCAAGGTGATACTATCCCACATCAAACTAACTGGCGCTGGTGGTCGGGTTGCCTATCAGTGGCAATTCCGTGAGGCGGATAGAAAGTAGAAGGGATCCCTCAGCGAAATTCATTACTTAAATTTGCTGAAAGTCCCATTTACTCATACCATTTCTGAATCAAGCATTAAATCACCGTTAAACAGTTTCACGTCACTGCGATTTGATCTGAAGTTGATCCATGTCAGTCCGACCGCTCAATTTTGTTCACGAAACTCATCATTTTCGTACAACAACTCAAGCACTCCATTTTGCTAGCAATTAACCTGAGTGCAGAGGAAATGCATGGCATTCGACACTATGTTTATTTCAAAAATGAATATATTGTCCAAATCCAGTTATATGATGCCGTCGAAATTATTGCTGATTTAAACCCCGGAGTTAATCAAAATGCCTCCGATGCACGCCATCATGCACGGTGATCCTCCCATTCCCACTCTTCTGCTTAACTTTAAAGAGGGGCCACCAGATAATCATACCGCCTATGTAGTAGCTCCAAATGTATTCCTGTTGTTTCATCAAGGAAAACTGGCCCAGCTCTATGTCACTGACGTTTACAACTCAATGGAGGAAGTCAGCTAACTTCGATCGATTTTAGGCGTACGAATTGATACGATGCAGGGGGAATGAACTTACTCTGAATGACCGGGTAATTTATTGTTTCCCAGACATTGATATTTTTCATTTGCTCGTCTCAATCGGGCGAGAACTGATTGCGTTTTAATATCTGTTCGAGTTGCTCAATGAGTTTCATGATCTTCTTACGCCTTGTTGTGTTTTCTATTTTCAATATCAGCAAGTAATTGATGTAAACAGAAAGTAAGAATAAAGTTACATATTGAAAATCTAATTTTGCTTGGTACCGTATACAGCATGCTGGCATTATATTCAGCATCTATGTGTGACATGAAGCCGCTGGGGCATCATATCAGAACAAGTCTGTGCAGGTTAATAACAAGTTATCCCCATC
The Gimesia aquarii DNA segment above includes these coding regions:
- a CDS encoding sulfatase: MTIFFCLRYLILSMTILSGLSCAVAAPRPSKPNVILILADDLGWSDTTLFGKTNFYKTPNIERLAARGMTFSRAYACSPLCSPTRASVLTGLSPARIGITSPGCHLPKVLLKATLGQKAPPNKKAILPNSATRLDTRYYTLAEMFRDNGYATGHFGKWHLGSKPYSPLEHGFQVDVPNWPGPGPAGSYVAPWKFPDFDPQTPSEHIEDRMAKEAVAFMENNQNKPFFLNYWMFSVHAPFDAKKKLIDEYRKKVDPKNPQRSPTYAAMIESMDDAVGSLLDTLDRLKIADNTIIVFASDNGGNMYNEVDGTTATSNSPLRGGKATMYEGGIRGPAIVAYPKIVQAGSSSTEIIQSSDFYPTLLDMLEIKPQRRQKFDGISILPALKGKSLNRNAIFTYFPHSPNVPDWLPPSVSVHQGDWKLIRIFYGGKECRHRWKLFNLKDDLEETKDISEKFPKRVHEMDALIDKFLLDTKAVQPKPNPKFDVSKYRPKLEGIAALKRSRKNQKQSPRKRSKPVAGWQPSGTCQLSIEDGSMVFTSSGKDPHASYVLPEEVSKETLTLHFKLISNSSGKGQIYWSEKGVVPAFHRDRSKLFNVHHDGKSHTYAIEFTAKNAVLAVRIDPSAGKGKVILSHIKLTGAGGRVAYQWQFREADRK